One segment of Pontibacter akesuensis DNA contains the following:
- a CDS encoding metallophosphoesterase, which yields MTRIILILGVISLLLDWYVFKGLQRITAGWKSARLRKTFNWGYWTFLLGFLIFFAYGIYTRFETDRSTQLSVWGIAGFLTLLVTKLVFVLVLFAEDIVRLVIAAFRFFAGLGREAAREKPLMPARRKFVSQVALALAAVPFVSFLYGIVKGKYDYTVYRHTLYFEDLPEAFDGFTITQVSDVHAGSFDDAEAVQRGIDMIKAQKSDLFVFTGDLVNDQATEIVPYMGMFSQIKAPYGQFSILGNHDYGMYHDWPSEEARLENIAQLKQYHAQLGYRLLLDESVSIEKDGQQLSLVGVENWGEGFIKLGDLDKALLGVPDDAFKVLLSHDPSHWDNVVKNHPAHVHLTLSGHTHGMQVGVETPLVRWSPAQYRYENWAGLAKAKDRLLYVNRGFGFIGFSGRVGIWPEITVLELKRGKPQV from the coding sequence ATGACTCGGATTATTTTGATTCTGGGGGTAATATCCCTTCTCCTAGATTGGTATGTTTTCAAGGGCTTGCAACGCATAACAGCCGGATGGAAATCCGCGCGGCTGCGCAAAACCTTTAACTGGGGGTATTGGACCTTTTTGCTGGGCTTCCTTATCTTTTTTGCCTACGGCATCTACACACGCTTTGAAACGGACAGATCTACCCAATTATCGGTCTGGGGGATTGCCGGCTTTCTCACCTTGCTAGTCACTAAGCTGGTGTTTGTGCTGGTGCTGTTTGCAGAGGATATTGTTCGCCTGGTCATCGCCGCTTTTCGCTTCTTCGCAGGCCTCGGCAGAGAGGCGGCAAGGGAGAAGCCGCTGATGCCCGCGCGCAGGAAATTTGTGAGCCAAGTGGCCCTCGCGCTGGCCGCTGTTCCCTTTGTTTCTTTTTTGTACGGCATTGTCAAGGGCAAGTATGACTACACGGTATACCGCCATACGCTGTACTTTGAGGACCTGCCCGAGGCCTTTGACGGCTTCACCATCACACAGGTGTCGGATGTGCATGCGGGGAGTTTTGACGATGCGGAGGCCGTGCAGCGCGGGATCGACATGATCAAAGCCCAAAAGTCTGATCTTTTTGTTTTCACAGGCGACCTGGTGAACGACCAGGCCACGGAGATTGTACCGTACATGGGCATGTTCAGCCAGATAAAGGCGCCCTACGGGCAGTTCTCCATCTTGGGAAACCACGACTACGGCATGTACCACGACTGGCCAAGCGAGGAGGCAAGGCTCGAAAATATCGCGCAGCTAAAGCAGTATCATGCGCAGCTAGGGTACAGGCTGCTGCTGGATGAAAGCGTTTCCATTGAGAAGGATGGCCAGCAGCTTTCGCTGGTGGGAGTGGAGAACTGGGGCGAGGGCTTCATCAAATTAGGTGATCTGGATAAAGCACTGCTGGGGGTGCCTGATGATGCGTTCAAAGTGCTGCTGTCGCATGACCCCTCGCATTGGGACAATGTGGTGAAGAATCACCCGGCGCACGTGCACCTCACGCTGTCGGGCCACACGCACGGCATGCAGGTAGGGGTGGAGACGCCGCTGGTGCGGTGGAGCCCGGCACAGTACCGCTACGAGAACTGGGCAGGGCTGGCGAAGGCAAAGGACAGGTTGCTGTACGTGAACCGCGGCTTTGGCTTTATCGGCTTCTCGGGCAGGGTGGGTATCTGGCCCGAGATAACGGTGCTGGAGCTGAAGCGGGGCAAACCGCAAGTATAA
- a CDS encoding DEAD/DEAH box helicase has protein sequence MSFSAIGLSAYLLEAITAQGYTKPYPIQEQAIPPILAGKDVLGIAQTGSGKTASFALPILERLSKQQGKRSRSVSALVLVPTRELAMQVGEVFKALGAHLPRKVKTLAVYGGVSINPQMMALSGTEILVATPGRLLDLISSKAVRLSEVEVLVLDEADKMLNLGFKEEMDQIFALLPQVRQNVLFSATLAGDVAAIKEKLLLNPVTIEVVAENQDAELIKQTAYQVPDESKGPLLRYLIKQQNMQQVLVFISSIKKADNVVVKLKKNGIEAMAMHSQKSQGSRTESLKQFKAGKIRVLVATDLASRGIDIQFLPYVINYDLPRSPKDYVHRIGRTGRAEAAGEAISLISPDEMHHFKIIQKKMGKRVPLIETGDLDLKGF, from the coding sequence ATGTCCTTTTCAGCTATCGGATTATCAGCTTATTTACTTGAAGCCATCACGGCGCAAGGCTACACTAAACCCTACCCCATACAGGAGCAGGCCATCCCGCCCATACTTGCGGGTAAGGACGTGTTGGGCATTGCGCAGACAGGTTCCGGTAAAACTGCCAGCTTCGCGCTGCCCATTCTGGAGCGGCTTAGCAAGCAGCAGGGCAAGCGCAGCCGAAGTGTCAGCGCACTGGTGCTGGTGCCCACCCGGGAACTTGCCATGCAGGTAGGGGAGGTTTTCAAGGCGCTGGGGGCACACCTGCCGCGAAAGGTGAAAACGCTGGCGGTGTACGGTGGCGTTTCGATAAACCCGCAGATGATGGCCTTAAGCGGCACCGAGATACTAGTGGCCACACCGGGAAGGTTGCTTGATTTAATTTCGTCGAAAGCGGTGCGGCTGTCGGAGGTGGAGGTACTGGTGCTGGATGAGGCCGATAAGATGCTGAACCTGGGCTTTAAAGAGGAAATGGATCAGATCTTTGCGCTGCTGCCCCAGGTGCGCCAGAACGTGCTCTTTTCCGCCACATTGGCCGGAGATGTGGCCGCCATCAAAGAGAAGCTGCTGCTAAACCCGGTTACAATCGAGGTGGTGGCCGAAAACCAGGATGCAGAACTTATCAAACAAACGGCTTACCAGGTGCCCGACGAGAGCAAAGGACCGCTGCTGCGCTACCTCATCAAGCAGCAGAACATGCAGCAGGTGCTGGTGTTCATCTCCTCCATCAAGAAGGCAGACAACGTGGTGGTGAAGCTGAAAAAGAACGGTATTGAGGCCATGGCCATGCACAGCCAGAAGAGCCAGGGCTCCCGCACGGAGTCGCTGAAGCAGTTTAAGGCGGGGAAAATCCGTGTGCTGGTGGCGACAGACCTCGCTTCCCGCGGCATCGATATCCAGTTCCTGCCCTACGTGATCAACTACGATCTTCCACGCTCACCGAAAGACTATGTGCACCGCATCGGCAGAACAGGGCGGGCAGAGGCTGCGGGAGAAGCCATCTCGCTCATCAGCCCCGACGAGATGCACCACTTCAAGATAATTCAGAAGAAGATGGGCAAGCGCGTGCCGCTGATCGAAACCGGCGACCTGGACCTGAAAGGATTTTAA
- a CDS encoding MBL fold metallo-hydrolase, translated as MPLHITSLNSGSNGNCYYIGNETEAVLVDAGISCRETEKRMRRLGLSMAKVRAIFISHEHSDHIRGVAVLARKYSLPVYITPTTLYSCGLRHENLEVVSFLPHEEVAVGRLSITAFPKRHDATDPHSFIVACEGVKVGVFTDIGSPCDQLIRYFQQCHAAFLEANYDEGLLEQGRYPYHLKNRIRGGKGHLSNRQALALFAAYKPDFMSHILLAHLSKDNNNPQLVKDLFSLHANGTQVVVASRYEESAVYSITGSGSFPAMPVQIPDAAPVKGIQIPGVQTSLFDW; from the coding sequence ATGCCCTTACACATCACTTCGCTTAACTCCGGAAGCAACGGCAACTGCTACTACATCGGCAACGAGACGGAAGCGGTGCTGGTGGATGCCGGCATCTCCTGCCGCGAAACAGAAAAGCGCATGAGGCGCCTGGGTTTATCCATGGCGAAGGTGCGGGCGATCTTCATCTCGCATGAGCACTCTGATCATATCCGCGGGGTGGCGGTGCTGGCGCGCAAGTATAGCCTGCCGGTTTACATCACGCCCACCACACTGTACAGTTGCGGCCTGCGGCACGAGAACCTGGAGGTGGTCTCCTTTCTTCCGCATGAGGAAGTTGCTGTTGGAAGGCTTTCAATCACAGCTTTCCCTAAACGGCATGACGCTACTGATCCTCATAGCTTTATAGTAGCCTGCGAGGGTGTGAAAGTGGGTGTGTTCACGGATATCGGCTCGCCCTGCGACCAACTCATCCGCTACTTCCAGCAGTGCCATGCCGCCTTTCTGGAAGCCAACTATGACGAGGGTTTGCTGGAACAGGGCAGGTACCCGTACCACCTCAAGAACCGCATCCGCGGCGGCAAAGGGCACTTGTCCAACCGCCAAGCGCTGGCGCTCTTCGCGGCCTACAAGCCCGATTTTATGAGCCATATTCTGCTCGCCCACCTCTCTAAAGACAACAACAACCCGCAACTGGTGAAGGACCTGTTCTCGCTGCACGCCAACGGCACCCAGGTGGTGGTGGCTTCGCGCTACGAGGAATCTGCCGTGTACTCCATCACCGGCTCCGGTAGCTTTCCGGCTATGCCCGTTCAGATTCCCGATGCAGCCCCGGTGAAAGGCATCCAGATTCCCGGCGTCCAGACATCCCTCTTCGACTGGTAA
- a CDS encoding NAD(P)/FAD-dependent oxidoreductase codes for MENYAKIAATSKSRVVIIGGGFAGIELAKSLREADVQVVLIDKENYHTFQPLLYQVATAGVEADSIIHPFRKIFKHQQNFYFRLAEVVHVDTENRFVETSIGLIKYDYLVIATGATTNFFGNKQMEKNAISIKSLDDALELRNTILYNFEKALQLNDKEQLNSLMDYVIVGGGPTGVEVAGALCELRNHVFPKDYKELDFREMDIYLIQSGPQLLKGMSDEAGQKAQEYLERFGVKVWLNRRVKTYDGYTVTLDTGETLVTRTLIWAAGVTGAPVHGIRPDSVLKGNQLQVDVYNRVAGYENVFAIGDIAAMITEEYPLGLPMLAQPALQQGELLGQNLKRLMAGKPMQPFEYNDKGSMATVGRNRAVADLKLFKKEIKTQGFIAWLIWMFIHLISVVGFRNRLVVLVNWGWNYFTYDTGNRLIMGKKHVNVPVKETITEKTME; via the coding sequence ATGGAAAATTATGCTAAGATCGCCGCTACATCAAAATCCCGTGTTGTTATAATAGGAGGGGGCTTTGCAGGCATTGAACTGGCAAAGTCGCTGCGCGAGGCTGATGTGCAGGTTGTCTTAATTGATAAAGAGAATTACCATACGTTTCAGCCCCTGTTATACCAGGTAGCCACGGCGGGCGTGGAGGCAGACTCCATCATTCACCCTTTCCGGAAGATATTCAAGCACCAGCAGAACTTCTACTTCAGGTTAGCCGAGGTGGTGCACGTGGACACTGAGAACCGCTTTGTTGAGACTTCCATTGGCCTTATAAAGTATGACTACCTGGTGATTGCCACCGGGGCCACCACAAACTTCTTCGGCAACAAGCAGATGGAGAAAAACGCCATCTCCATCAAAAGCCTGGATGATGCGCTGGAGCTGCGGAATACCATACTGTACAACTTTGAGAAGGCGCTGCAGCTAAACGATAAGGAGCAGCTGAACAGCCTGATGGACTATGTGATTGTGGGCGGAGGGCCAACCGGCGTAGAGGTGGCGGGCGCGCTGTGCGAGCTTCGGAACCACGTGTTTCCCAAAGACTATAAAGAACTGGACTTCCGGGAGATGGATATTTACCTGATCCAGAGCGGGCCGCAGCTGTTGAAGGGCATGTCGGATGAGGCCGGACAGAAGGCGCAGGAGTACCTGGAGCGCTTTGGCGTGAAAGTATGGCTCAACCGCCGGGTAAAGACCTACGACGGCTACACGGTAACGCTGGATACGGGTGAAACACTTGTTACGCGCACGCTTATCTGGGCGGCTGGAGTTACAGGGGCGCCGGTGCACGGGATACGGCCGGATAGTGTGCTGAAGGGAAACCAACTGCAGGTGGATGTATACAACCGGGTGGCAGGTTATGAGAATGTGTTTGCCATTGGCGACATAGCCGCCATGATTACGGAGGAGTACCCGCTTGGTTTGCCGATGCTGGCCCAGCCGGCGCTGCAGCAGGGAGAGCTGCTCGGGCAGAACCTGAAGCGCCTAATGGCCGGTAAGCCCATGCAGCCTTTCGAGTACAATGATAAGGGATCTATGGCCACTGTGGGGCGCAACCGTGCGGTGGCAGACCTGAAACTGTTCAAGAAGGAAATCAAGACACAGGGATTCATCGCCTGGCTGATCTGGATGTTCATTCACCTGATCTCGGTGGTGGGCTTTCGCAACCGTTTGGTGGTGCTGGTGAACTGGGGCTGGAATTACTTCACCTACGATACCGGCAACCGGTTGATTATGGGCAAGAAGCACGTAAATGTTCCGGTAAAGGAAACTATCACCGAGAAAACCATGGAATGA